The nucleotide sequence CCACCACGAGTCGGAACTGGTCGTGGTGATCGGCGCGGGCGGCAAGGACATCGCGGAACAGGACGCGCTGAACCATGTGCTGGGCTACACGATCGGGCTCGACATCACCGTACGCAGCGCCGCCGACCGCTCGCGGCGCAAGAGCTACGACACCTTCAGCCCGCTCGGCCCCTGGCTGACCACGCGTGACGAGGCCGGCGACCCCGCCGACTTCGACATCCTGCTCACCTGCAACGGCGAGCAGCGGCAGAGCGTCAACACCTCCACACTCATCACATCGGTGCCGCGCATCGTCTCGTACGCGTCCCGGATGATGACACTGAACCCCGGGGACGTCATCTTCACCGGCGCGCCTCCCGGAGTCGGGCCCATCGTGCCCGGTGACGTACTGAACGCCTCGATCAGCCGGCTCGGCGCGATGACACTCGCTGTCCGCGCGGAGACCGGCACCGCACCCCAATGAGGTATCTCCACACCGAGAACAGGCGAAGGCAATGTCGATGTCGATGAAGGTCAGAATCACCCTGCCCGCCGCCATGGTGCTGCTGGCCGTGAGTGCCTGTTCGAGCGGCTCGGACAGCGACTCGGCCGACGGCGCGGCAGGCGCTGTGCCCGCCGCTGGCAAGTCCGTGGCGCCCGGGTGCCCCGACCCGGCCGGCACCCTGGCGAAGGCCGCCAAGAAGGAAGGCCAGGTGGTCATGACCGGCACACCTGACGGCAGTGTGCGTACGGACGTGCCCAAGGCGTTCGCCCAGACCTACGGGGTCAAGGTCAACTACATCGGCGGCCGCAACAGCGACATCGCGGCCAAACTCCAGGCGGAGCGCAAGGCGGGCATCTACTCCCACGACGTGTTCGGCGGCGGCGGGAACACCATGTCGACCACCTACTACGCGCAGGACTGGCTCGGCGATCTGAAGACGGCCCTCGACCCCGGCCTGCTCACCGCGGCCAACTGGCGCGACGGCAAGCCCAAATGGGTCGACCCCGAGCAGAGCAAGATCCTCCAGCTCTCCAACTACGTGGACTCCGGGGTCGTCGTCAACACCAGCCTGGTCAAGGACGGCGACCTGACGACTTATCAGGACATGCTCGACCCCAAGTGGAAGGGGAAGATCGTCGTCGACGACCCGCGCTCCAACGGCGGCGCCATCTACGACGTGGGCGCCTTCAAGCAGGCGTACGGCGACTCCTTCCTCAAGTCCCTCTACGTCGACCAGAAGCCGACGCTCCTCACCGACCAGCGCCAGGAGCTGGACGACATCGCCCGCGGCAAGTACGCCTTCGGGATGTCGCTGCAGAACGCGGAGACCGAGAGCGCGCTCGCCGAGGGGCTGCCGCTCAAGCAGATCAAGCTCACCGGCGCGCCGCCCGTGACCACCGGCGGGTCCAGCCTGCTCGCGCTCGACAACAAGGCACCGCACCCGAACGCCGCCAAACTGCTCGTCAACTGGCT is from Streptomyces sp. NBC_00370 and encodes:
- a CDS encoding ABC transporter substrate-binding protein, coding for MKVRITLPAAMVLLAVSACSSGSDSDSADGAAGAVPAAGKSVAPGCPDPAGTLAKAAKKEGQVVMTGTPDGSVRTDVPKAFAQTYGVKVNYIGGRNSDIAAKLQAERKAGIYSHDVFGGGGNTMSTTYYAQDWLGDLKTALDPGLLTAANWRDGKPKWVDPEQSKILQLSNYVDSGVVVNTSLVKDGDLTTYQDMLDPKWKGKIVVDDPRSNGGAIYDVGAFKQAYGDSFLKSLYVDQKPTLLTDQRQELDDIARGKYAFGMSLQNAETESALAEGLPLKQIKLTGAPPVTTGGSSLLALDNKAPHPNAAKLLVNWLVCKDGNKVWTDALQVPSMRADVPAAGDLGASIPDKGGEYYDSYGWNVLTKDVKQLQKTMVGLLGPQ
- a CDS encoding fumarylacetoacetate hydrolase family protein; protein product: MKLAIFDDNRLGAVTGDHLVDITDALPWAHEPDPLLAGWWRALCRDYASLAPDLAAAAGKGPELPLDSVTLAAPVLGPTKIIASASNYRGHVEEMHAVQQRTLGGVESWMMNFDVFLKAPSSITGPAGTVVLPRAVLGEGSEIHHESELVVVIGAGGKDIAEQDALNHVLGYTIGLDITVRSAADRSRRKSYDTFSPLGPWLTTRDEAGDPADFDILLTCNGEQRQSVNTSTLITSVPRIVSYASRMMTLNPGDVIFTGAPPGVGPIVPGDVLNASISRLGAMTLAVRAETGTAPQ